One Companilactobacillus farciminis KCTC 3681 = DSM 20184 genomic window, TTTTGAACCACGCCCGCACCATCGACTTTGCGAACCATGATCCATAAAACGCCGATAACAAACATCACCAACCAAAAGAAATTAAATTTCCACCAAGTTTTCATAAAAACACTTCCCTCTCAAAAAGAAGTTCATGTGTTAAGTATCACGCAAATGACCTTAAATTGACAAGTGATATTTCTTAAACAAATAGATTTATACAACTCAACAATAAAAACGCTCTATCAACGATAAAGTACTGTAACTTTATTCATCAATTGAGCGCTTTTTTAGTTTTGATAAGTTGGTAATTCTTGGCCTAATTCTTTCATTCTGTCAGTATTTACTACCTCAACTCTAGTGTCTTTGAGATAACGATTCTTACCTATTTTCCACCACTGTTGTCCCTTGATAGTTACTTGACTAGCCTTCCAGAAATTAATTTCAGATTCGTTGTGAAGTTTAACAAACTCAGAAGTCTTAGACATCTTCTTTTTCTTCAACTTGTAAACTCGATATTTATTCGAATCTGATTTACTTGATGCTGAAATACAAATAGTTTGTTCACCCTCATAAGTCTTCGATGATGCGTTAACCGTTTCAACATTAGTTACAGAAACTAACATCAAACTCATAAATAATAGGGCTAATACTTTTTTCATCATATCCGCCTTTCTATTCTCAGTTTTTAATTCATCATACAATTATTATTATGACATCTTTTACAATTATTTGCCAATGACGAAAAAAACCGAGTACCCTATCCGCAGATGATAGAATACTCAGCTTTTTATTTTGTATTTTTGATTAAACGGGCGATGTTCTCTGATACTTGTTGAAGGTTTTTATCAGTATCAGCAATGGCTTTGGATAAATCTTCTACCCCCGGAACACAGGTGAAGATAGCGTCAATACCCAAAGGATATAACTCAGAAATCTTTTCGCCGACGGAACCAGCGATGGCAATTACTGTCGCATTGGGATTGACGGCCTTAGTAGCCTTGGCAACCCCAATGGGAGTCTTGCCGAATTTAGTCTGAAAATCAATCTGACCTTCGCCAGTTATAACGACGTCAGCATCTTGTACAATATCTTTTAAGCCGGTATAGTCAACGACAATGTCGACCCCTGAACGCATTTGTGAATTAGTAAAGGCTAAAAGTCCTGCTCCCAATCCACCAGCAGCACCGGCACCAGGTGTTTGTTCTAAATCTTTTCCTAGATCACGTTTTAAAACATCGGCATAATGCGATAAAGCTTCATCTAGGAAGTCAACCATTTCCGGATTAGCACCTTTTTGTGGTCCGAAGACGTGACTGGCACCATTCTCACCAGTTAAAGGATTAGTAACATCAGAAGCAATGACGACCTTAACATCCTTTAATTCTGGCAACATCTCGGAAATGTCAATATGGTCGAGTTTTTTAAGCATGGCACCACCATATTGCAATTCTTCACCTTTATCATCTAACAAATGAGCACCTAAGGCTTGGGCCATTCCGGCACCACCATCATTTGTGGCAGAACCGCCGATTCCAATAATGATAGTCTTAGCACCCTTTTGAATAGCTGATTTGATCAATTCACCAGTTCCAAAAGTTGTCGTAACGTAAGGATTTTGGGTAAATTGATTGATAAATTGAATCCCACTAGCTTGAGCCATTTCGATAACGGCAACTTGACCATCATCGATTAGACCGTATTGAGCTTGGGTTTTGTTACCTAACGGATTAACTACTGTTTCAGTGACCATTTGGCCATTTCTTGCATCAACTAATGATTGAACCGTTCCTTCACCACCATCAGCCATTGGTACATTGACGAATTCGGCATCAGGATAAACTTTGGCAAAGCCCTTTTTCATTGATTGAGCAACTTGTTTGGCAGTTAACGAGTTCTTATATGAATCTGGAGCTAATACTATTTTCATCTATCTCACCTCTAAAACAAATTTCCATACATCAATGTTGCGACAATTGTCATTGAAAGTCCAACTAACATTTCCCACAAAACAACACTCATTCTTTCCTTAAAGTGCATTTGTACTGCTTGAGCTGTAACGTGGAAATAATTACCATGTGGCAATTGATCGATTACTGTGGCACCAGTGTGGACCATTGCGGCTGCACCAGTTCCAGAAATTCCAAATGACATAATCGACTTGGCAAATGAATTTGAAGCTAAGATAACACCAGTTGAAGTTGAAGCCGTAGCTGCGGCCATCAAAATACCAGCGATTGGAGCTAAGAAAGTACCAGAAATTCCAGTTGTTTGAACGATTTCGACAACTTTTTGTGGCAAGTTTGATGCTGAAACCAACCCAGCAATCGCACCAGCACCAATCAAAATCATTACGACATCAGTCATTCTAGCTAATCCTTTAGCCATGTATTGCAAGAACTTCTTACTTTGACCCATGGCTAAAGTTCCAATCAAACCAGCTATCGGTAAAATATACATCGCATCAAGATTGAATGAAGCTAACGCCTTGATACCAAAAATATCTCCTACTGGGGTGATCAAAAGCAACACTACCGCTACCAAAGGTGTGACGATAGCAGCTTTTAAACTTGGTAAATCGTCTTGTTGCTTCGACTCAAATTTTTGATCATCTGGTACAAAAGAACCACGATGCTTAATTAAAGTTGCCAACAAAACTGTTACGATCAAACCAACGACTGCTGGAACAAAATCAGCAATCATTACTTGTGATAAATCGACATTAAATCCTTTAGCAGCCGCAATTGTATTGGGATTAGGCGAAATAACGTTACCCGCCTTACCTCCACCAGACAGAGCCACTAATAATGAAAGCTTGCTGTAATGCATCTTTTGACCGACCTCTAGTGCAATCGGTGCTACGATTAAAACTGCCACCGGAATAAAAATTCCCACGCCAGTCAAAGCCATTGTAGAAAGTGCCAATGCTAAAATTGCTAACTTATCGCTAAAATGGTTCACGATATTAGAAGCAATTACGTTAGCTGCACCAGATTCCATCATGACACCAGCTAAGACTCCGGCTGCGATTACTCGAATAATCGTCCCCATGACACCGGAACTACCTTTGACAATCGTATCAGTCGTTTGTGTCAGAGACATCCCACCGACTAAACATCCTACGATTGCACCAAAGATCAAAGCGTAAACTGGATTAACTCTAAATAAAATCAAGCCAATCGCTAAAAGCAACCCCAAAAGTGCTGCCCACCATGCAATAACCATCCTAAATGTACATCCTCTCTCAACATCTTTAGCCAATTGTTAAATAATTAACAATTGAGCAACGTGTGTATAATACCTTTTTGCTTTTTCAAAATCAATGTACACTTGCACAAATTATCATGTAAATATGATGAAAATTTATTATTTTTACTTGATAAATCAATGTTTTATTCTTCAAAAATATTGTAAAATAACTATATGCACAAATTAATGCTTTGCGTTTTCATTAAAGTTTGAATATTTTTTAACAAGGAAGAATAAAATATGAAATTAGACCCGAATCTGGCACAGTCTATCGTTGATAAAATGATGAAGAGTGTGCCTTATAACATTAATATGATGAACGAAAAAGGAATTATTATTGCCAGTGGCGACAAGACTCGAATTCACACCCTACATATCGGTGCCGTCGACACTATTCAAAGTGGCAAGACTAAGCCAATGATTCAGTCATTTGGTAAGTACGGTCAACCAGGAGTTAATATCCCGGTACAATTTAACAATGAAACTATTGGTGTTATCGGCATTACTGGTGATCCTGAAAAAGTCACTCCACTTGCCTCACTATTGAAAATCTCAACCGAGTTATTGATTTCACAAATTAACAACACCAAAGTTGAAGGTCGTCGCAAGGAAAGTTTAAATCATTTCTTATATGAATGGACTAATACCGAAGACGCCTTGGCAAACGATGAATTGCAGCTACGTGCTGAGACTTTAAACATCGACTTATCAATCAATCGCTATATTGTTCTGATTGAAACAAATGATTTAAGCGAATTACAAATCAGCCCCTTTGATTTTTCTTACAAAAAAACTCCGGAAGAATATTTACTGATTGTTAGAAACGAGACCGATTTGAAAAGATACCTAAAATTCAGTAAAGAAAACCATCTAATGATTGGTATCAGCGATAAGTTGGTTAACCTTAAACAAGCCGTTCGTCAAGCTCAAGATACTATTACTGTCAGTAAAGAATTACAATTAGAAGGTTTTTATCATTTTAAAGAAGTACGTTTTCTCAACCACATTCTTGATAGCAACCTGTATTCAAAAAAAGCCTTGAGTGTTTTTAAAAGCTTTCTCAAGACTAAATCTGGTTTGGAATTAATTGATACGATCGACTGTTATTTTAAGCATAACGGTAACGTAACGGAGACTTCTAAAGCTTTAAATGTTCATCGTAATACCACTAATTACCGGCTTAACAATATTTCCGAATACTTTGGTTTGGATCTAAGAGATTTAACCGACGTTTTGCAATTATACGTTAACTTCCTTTATTTCAAAAAATATCAGTATGAGCATCGCTAAAAATTGATATTTTCTGACAAATTGCTTATTATTCTAGTGAATAAATTCATATTGTGAGGTTTATCAAATGGTATTAATGAATTTGAATTACAGAACTAATTATTTACATACTTATTTCAAAACTACTGTTGTAATTCCGGACACTAATGAATCTAATTACACAACAGTCTGGTTGCTTCATGGCTACACCGGTGACGACAGTGCTTGGATCAGACACGTTAACGTCGAAAAACTAGCCCGTCAGCATAACGTTGCCATCATTATGCCTGAAGCCAGAAATTCGTTTTATTCTGATTCCGACTTCATACCTTACTATTCTTATTTCATCGATGAATTCATCCCCAAAATGCAACACCTCTTGCCTATTTCAAAAGATAGATCCAAAAACTACATCGTTGGTTCCAGTATGGGTGGATATGGAGCTTTAAAGATTGCTTTTAAAAACAACGATTTCTTCAGTAAAGTTGCCGCTCTCTCGCCTATCACTGATATTGAACACTTCCGCGATAATCCTAAGAGTCCAATGGCTAAAAATACTTTTGACAGCATCTTCGACAGTCCTGAAAAATTGGCCAAAAATCAATTGACTAATATTTATAACAACCGTCAACCTAAGCAAGAGATTTTAACCTTATGTGGCGATCAAGATTTCATGCATGAAGACAACGTCATGTTCAAAAACTTCCTATCGATTCATGCTAAAGGTCGCTATACTTGGGTGCCTGTTGAAGGAGACCATTCGTGGAACACTTGGAGTCAAAACATCGATCGTGTCTTTGATTGGTTAGAAAAATAAGCACAAAAAAACCGCTAATTTTGAAGTTAGCGGTTTTTATTTTTACCAAACGAACAATCCAACAAATGCAGCTGACAATAGTGATACCAAAATACCTGATAGCAACATGTAGCCAACATTCTTAGAAATAGCGTCGTTCTTTTCTTTATCAACGATACCTTTGAAACATCCGATAATCATTCCCAAAGTTGAGAAGTTAGCGAATGATGTGATGAAGACTGTTAGAACAGCCTTGAAGTGAGGATCAAAGTCTTTAATGATACTTGTAACTTTACCCATTACAACGAATTCATTAGTAACTAATTTTGTTCCCATGTATTGAGCCATTTGGAATGAATCTGAACCATTCAAACCAAGTAACCAAGCAAATGGATACATTACGATACCCAAGATGTGTTCAAGCGTTAACCATGGATTAACCAATTGCAAAATCTTATCGATCAAAGCTGCCAAAGCAACGAATGCGATAACGTTAGCGGCAATGATCAAGATCAAACGACCAGCACCAAGAATTGAATCGCCAAGGAATGAGAAAAATGGTTCTTTTTTACCATCTTCACCATGAAGCTTAGCAATTGTATCTTCTTCTGGTTCAACTGTAACAGGATTCAATAAACTTGTTACGATAATTGCATTAATAATATTGATAGGAATAGCTGTTAAAATAAATTGACCTGGCATCATTTGGATGTATGATCCAATGATTGAGGCAGTAACACAACTCATTGACATCATTGCCAAAGTAACGTTACGTTGTGCTTTGATTTGTTTTAATTGCAAACTTGATACGGCTAAAGCTTCCGTATTACCTAAAAACATCATTTCAACGGCAAAAAATGATTCAAACTTAGGTTGACCAGTAATAAATGACAATCCTTTACCGATCCACTTAATAATAAAAGGTAGAACACCAATATATGTCAAAATATCAAATAATGGCACAATTAGTAAAATTGGTAATAGAGCACTAGTTACGAAGTCCATGCTCTTCACATGAACCCAACTAGGTAGAGCAAATTCGATACCAGTGTAAGCAACTTGAACTAGCCAATTAAAACCATCAGCAGCCCCCGAAACAATTGCACGACCGACACCGAAACTAGTTAGAAACCATGCCAAGAACAAGTTCAAAACGACCATGATGGCGATTGATTTCCATTGGATTCCCTTACGATTCTTCGAAAAGAGAAAACCGATGCCTAGAAAAATAAAAAGACCTAAAATATTAACTACTAGGTACATACTCATCTATACTTAACCCCTTTTTTTATTTGAAGTCAGAATTAGTTAAACTTTTCACTTCATTTTTTATATTACATGGCAAAAAACTCTTTGTAAATGAATTTTTACAATTCGGAGGGATTAAATCGTCTTCATTTTATAATTAATACGATTGGCTTTATAATAGTAATGTTATCCCTTACAATATTATGCTTTATAATTACCTATTTAATATCGAAAGCGAGGAATAGTTTTGAAATCAATTACATTCAATCATCAAAATACTTCAGCCATTGGCATGGGCACTTGGCACATCGGTGAAGGCAACCAAGCTAGAACTGAATCAGAAATGGCAGCTCTAAGATTTGGTCTTGATCACGGCATCAATGTCATCGATACCGCCGAAATGTATGGCGAAGGTAAATCAGAGACTTTAATTGGTAACGTCATTAAAGATTACTCACGTTCAGATTTTCAATTAATTTCGAAGTTCTATCCATTTCACGCAACGCCAAAATTAATTGAACAAAGTCTTAAGGCTAGCCTCAAACGATTGCAGACTGACTACTTGGATCTCTACTTATTACACTGGCGTGGTCAAACTCCATTGGCAGAAACAGTCGAGGGCTTAGAAAATATGGTCCAAGCTGGCTTAATCAAAAACTGGGGTGTTTCAAATTTTGATATCGAAGATCTCAAAGAATTAAACGCCCTACCTAATGGTAAAAATTGTCGCATCAATGAAGATCTCTATAACATCGGCAGTCGTGGCATTGAGTATTCAATCTTGCCTTGGCAAAAAGAGCACAATATGTCCTTTATCGCCTATTCACCTTTTGGATCAGATGGCAGTGAATACTTGAAGATTGCTCCCGTTATTCAAGAGATGGCTCAACAAAAACACATTACCGCTTACCAACTATTACTAGCTTGGGTGATTAGAAACCACGATTTATTGAGCATCCCTAAATCTTCTTCTGTTGAGCATATGAAACAAAATATTGAAGCCGTCGATGTTAGTTTTTCAGCGGATGAATTGGAGTTGCTTGATAAAACTTATCCAGCTCCTAAAAATGAAAAACCACTCGATACGATTTGACAAAGAGCCATTATAAAATACTTCAAAAATAAAACGTTCCTAATTTATACCAACTACGGTAAATAAATTAGGAACGTTTTTTAACTGAAAAAAATATTAACAAAACAATAAAAAGTTATTTAATTGGATAAGTCTGCTCCATTTGTTTTTATAACTTTTTTAAACCAATAAAATGAATCTTTTTTCTTTCTGTTCAAAGTTCCATTTCCGTCATTATCCATATCGACATAGATAAATCCATATCTTTTGGACATCTGTCCAGTTCCTGCAGAGACTAAATCGATGCAGCCCCAAGGCAAATATCCCATTAAATTAACGCCATCATCTTTAACCGCATCAATCATGGCAGAAATATGCTCACGTAAATAATCAACTCGATAAGGATCATGTATGGAACCGTCTTTTTCGATATGATCGACTGCACCCAATCCATTTTCAACGATAAACAGAGGCTTATGATAGCGATCCGTTAGAAAATCCAACGAATATCTTAAACCTAAAGGATCAATTGTCCATCCCCAATCGGTACTTTTTAGATAAGGATTATTAACGACTTGTTTGCTTTGCGATACGAAATCATATCCCATATCTTTGTTATATTTAACGGCTTTTGTTGAATAATAACTGAAGCCGATATAATCAACGGTACCTTCTTTTAGTATCTTGAGATCATCATCAGTAATATCTTCGTGATAACCTTTTCTATCAAGATATTTAATTAACCATTCTGGGTAGACTCCCCTTACTTGAATGTCGGTCCACCAATTACGGTAATCGTTAACCTTGTGAGCAAATAAAGCATCTTCTGGCTTGGCAGAGATAGCATAGAAAGGTTTAAAGTTTATCATATTACCAATTTTGAAATTTGGATTAATCTTCTTCCCCGACTTCACAGCAAGTGCACTAGCGACTAATTCGTAATGGGATGCTTGAAACATATCTCGTTCCCTAGTCGAATTGCTAACCTTTTTTTCATATATCAAGCCAGAGTTGGTTGCCATTAAATAGTCATCTAAGTAGTCAGTTTGGTTATCAATTTCATTAAATGTCATCCAGTATTTAACTGAATCTTTGTAACGGTTGAAACAAACAGTGGCAAACTTAACAAAGAAGTTAATCATTTTTCTATTTTTCCAACCGCCATATTTATGGATTAAATGAAGAGGTATCTCAAAGTGCGATAAGGTTATCACAGGCTCAATTCCATATTCATGACATGTTTTAAAGAGGTCATCATAAAATTTTAACCCCTTTTCATTAGGCTGTTCTTCATCACCATTTGGGAATATTCGGGTCCAAGCAATGGAAGTTCTAAATGCTTTAAAGCCCATTTCGGACATTAGCTTAATATCTTCCTTGTAATGATGATAAAAATCAATTCCCTGATGATTAGGATAGTATTTATCGCTCTCAACATCATAAGTTATTGTTCGTGGTGTAGTGGCACTACCGACCGTCATAACATCAGCGATGCTTGTACCCTTACCATCTTCATTCCATGCACCTTCTAATTGATGAGCGGCTACTGCACCACCCCACAAAAAGTTTTTAGGCAAACCAGATTCTTGCATTTTAATACCTCAATTCTATTAAATTAATTCAGTTAGTTGAACAATGAACTGTTCATATGTTTTGCATTTCAATAATTTAGATAAATTAGCAGGTTCAATCATTATTTCAGAAATATCATCAAAAACTTCACGGAATAACGATTTATTATTTGGATCAACAGCGAGAACAATCACGAGATAAACCTCAGAATTGTTTGTCCAGCCTATCCCCTTATTATTTATGACAATAAAACCATTGCTTTTGTTTGCATTCATATTAAAGGAGTGAGGAACAGCAAATCTACCGAAGGCTGTACTTGACATATTCTCACGATTTATTAAATTGTCTTTGAAGTTTGAATCAACAATTTTCTCGTCAACAAATTTCTTTGTAACCATATCAAAAATTTGATTACGGTCGTTGATGCTATTTGTAAATATAAAGTTTTGTTTATCGAAGAATGACATTAATGATTTTTGAAATCTTTTCTTCTTAATTTCATGCTGTTTGGTAGCAATCTTTATTTTTAAATTAGCAATATCGCTGGGAACTAAGAAAGGCGATATCACTAGATGGTTGATATTTTTAATGTCATAATCAGAATTTATTTCAACGACTAAATCAATATCATTTGGGATATTTTGTAAAGCAGGTTCCTCTATGACATCTTCAATGACAATTGAATTTTGAAATTCTTTTTTTATTCTATTAACAATTTCGTACATACTTCCTTGATAATCGGGCATAAGAATTACAACTTTTAATTTATCTCTTGTACTATTTTGTTCAGCGATTGCATTACCAATGTGCATTGCAATAAAAGCTATTTCGTTATCATCTAAGGTCACTTTGGCTTTTTGACTAATCAGGTGTGCCATTAAAACAGCACATTCATATATAGTTGGGGATGATGTTTTTATTTTTTGAACCATAGGATTATGAATAGTCTTGTTTGTTCTGGATCGTTTTAAGACTCTGTCTAAGTGAATTGTAAATTGAGTCTTAAAACTGGAGTTATTTAAATTAACGTTAAAAATAGACCAAACATATTCAATCAGTTCATTTACTAGATCTATGGATTCTTGAGAAACTTTATCGACAAGATCTTTATGCCATCTTGAAACTGAGTAGTTTATTACTGTACTTAGTTCGTCCCAATCATTTGATGGAAAACTAATTTTAGCTACGTTTTCCACATCGTATAAAATTGCTGAAACAACGTTTAATTTTTCATTCGGTTTCATGTTATTTATATGTTTACTCATAACATGTCCGCTACTAATACGCTGTATAGCAATTAACAAATGCAACAAAATGTTGTTAACGTCAAACGTATTAAGGTATACGTTATATTTATTAGCATTTTCTTCAATTGCCTGCTTTATCTTGGCATAATCGATATTTGGAAAGTTTTCATTAACCATATTCTGTGATAAAAAACTCCCATTTGATTCTTCATATAATAGAGAACTTATTAATTTTCTTTTTTGAGCTTCCGTCCCAATTAGAGAAACGTTATCGCCGCTCCTCTCAATAGATAGTCCAAACTTTTTTATATTGTCATTTATTATCGTTAAGTTCTTATTGATTGACGATTCACTCAAATATAATTCTATCGACAAATCCATAATATTGCTTTTTTTGTCAGATAATAAATAACGTTCAATTTGATGAATAGTTTGAACGTTATCTTTTTTTAATGATTTTAAATTAGAGTTTTTTGAATCGATCATATAGCCTTTGTTACTAGACGTAAGATTCAAATATTTAGGGCTGTCATGAAGATAGGTTTTAATTGTTCTTGAGGTTACCCCCACCACTAAAGCCAATTCTGATGAAGTATGCCAACCAGGATTATTAATTAGAAATTCCCATAATTTTTCACGATTGCTCATGTAATTTGTCCCTTTTTATCTAAAAACTATGCATTTGCGACTGATTCAGAACTTTCCTCTTCTTCGTCTTCTTCGTCCTCTTCTGCCATTTGTTTATCTTGTTCTAAGGCTTGTTTATCGTACATCTTAAAGAATGGATAGTATACAAGCCAAGAAATAATAAATAGTACGACTTGGAACAATGCACCCTTCCAAGATTGAGTTGCAAGCCAACCATATAGTGGTGCAGGTGTGTACCAGACACCAAACACTTCATGAGGAATTGGAACCATTCCTAATCTCATAACGATCCATGTTAGAACCGGTCCGATAAACCCGTTAATCCACATTGGAACCATCAATAATGGATTAAATGCGATTGGGGCACCGAAAACAACCGGTTCATTAATATTAAAGATAGATGGAATAATAGCGGCACGACCAATCATCTTTAATCGTTTTGATTTTGCTAAGAACGCTAACATGATACATAGTGTCAATGTTGCGCCACCACCACCGATTAAGAATAAATCGGCTGCCTCATTAACGAAAATATTTGTTACTGCTTTTCCTGCAGCGTAATTAGCAGAATTTTGTGCAATACCAGTTAATGCAATTGTGGTCATAATTGGATAGAATACCCAGTTTGAAATACCAAACGAGTAAAGAAAGGCCATAGCCAAAAAGTAAATAAGTAAAAAGGCCCAGAAATTTTGACCAACATTGATTAATGGAATAAATAAACTTTGAATTGCTTTATATAAATTAAAATGTAGTTGGAAAGTAAATAGCCAACCAACTAGTAATACTGCTGTAATTGGAATCAATGTATTGAACCAAGCGGCGATGAAATCAGGTAAAGATGAGTCCTCTCCAATAGGGCTGTGCTTAGTAGAAAGATTTACTACAAAAGCAACGAATAGGCCAGCAAGCAATGCAGCAATCATACCACCTGATCCAAATGAACTAAGATTAAAGATAATATTTCCTGACTTTGGTAGAGATGGATAAACTAACATGAAGAAAAATGCTAATCCTCCCATACCGGCTTGTCTTGAAACATCTTCGTGTCCCTTTTTC contains:
- a CDS encoding PTS sugar transporter subunit IIC encodes the protein MNRLAKNDWIASIQDGILAAIPMVLIGSFASVLNIIRNYWKAFPDLTVINTFSFGLFSVFLAYLIPESLLKKKGHEDVSRQAGMGGLAFFFMLVYPSLPKSGNIIFNLSSFGSGGMIAALLAGLFVAFVVNLSTKHSPIGEDSSLPDFIAAWFNTLIPITAVLLVGWLFTFQLHFNLYKAIQSLFIPLINVGQNFWAFLLIYFLAMAFLYSFGISNWVFYPIMTTIALTGIAQNSANYAAGKAVTNIFVNEAADLFLIGGGGATLTLCIMLAFLAKSKRLKMIGRAAIIPSIFNINEPVVFGAPIAFNPLLMVPMWINGFIGPVLTWIVMRLGMVPIPHEVFGVWYTPAPLYGWLATQSWKGALFQVVLFIISWLVYYPFFKMYDKQALEQDKQMAEEDEEDEEEESSESVANA